In one Bos mutus isolate GX-2022 chromosome 19, NWIPB_WYAK_1.1, whole genome shotgun sequence genomic region, the following are encoded:
- the EVPL gene encoding envoplakin produces the protein MFKGLSKSSQGKGSPKGSPAKGSPKGSPNKHSRAATQELALLISRMQANADQVERDILETQKKLQQDRQHSEQRQALQHRQEVGRSLKEAEVLLKDLFLDVDKAQRLKHPQAEEIEKDIKQLHERVTQECAEYRALYEKMVLPPDVGPRVDWARVLEQKQKQVCEGQYGPGMAELEQQVAEHNILQKEIEAYGQQLRTLVGPDAATIRSQYRDLLKAASWRGQSLGSLYTHLQGCTRQLNALAQQQQRILQQDWSDHLADPAGVRREYEHFKQHELLSQEQRVNQLEDDGERMVELGHPAVGPIQAHQEALKVEWQNFLNLCICQESQLQHMEDYRRFQEEADSVSQTLAKLNSSLDSQYSPAPEGPPGALMEMLRQLEAEEKQLTMAEKTLKDLQLQSQGVAPLPQRRNLPLQPLRVDSICDWDSGEVQLLRGEQYTLVDNTDPHTWVVQGQAGEPKRAPAACFCIPAPDPEAVARASGLASELQALKQKLTAVQSRLKASAKEPLRPSQQAPSSSGPPDPQAQKLLTQMTRLEEDLGQIEKQLLAWARAPLSRTTPLEDLEGRIQNHQGTAQRLQSLGAEKEAAQQKCEAFLSGQPSGPTALHLPVVLNSVKNKYRDVQVLCSLYGEKAKAALGLERQIRDADKVIRGFESALAQEAPIPAGPGALQERVSELKRRRRELLEQQACVLGLHRQLKAVEHMCSALQNNFCEFCKDLPHQQRQVRALTDRYHAVGDQLDLREKMMQDAGLTYQQFKNCTDNLNAWLERLPHNKVRPSDGPSQIAYKLQAQKRLLQEIQGRKQDRATASRLSQHLQVALQDYELQADTYRGSLEPTQVGSAPKRPRVAPLQNSIQAQEKNLTKAYTEVAAAHQQQLHQLEFARKILEKKELNEDIQVTPNAQQGSESPARGGRKSEALRSQLEEERKRVAQVQRELEEQRSQLLQLKTQRPVEKLEEKEVVEFYRDPQLESNLSRVKSQVEDEGKKRAGLQADLEAVAQKVMQLESQRKATEPHLLTKEVTQIERDPGLDSQAAQLKSELQLLQEENTAVLAQLEALKAELLALEQKEVNVKETVVVKEVVKVEKDLEMLQAAQALRLKIQEDVAQRKGAEDAVAKLQARVVELEAAIRTVEPKVIVKEVKKVEQDPRLLQEASRLRSLLEVQRSENEVLARELKELHSKHSAAEKQKPRVDLQERVQETFRVDPETEREIAQLRAELQETGRKRNGTEQEVERLLSELVVLRAQKPTVEYKEVTQELVRHEKNPELLREIDRLKAQLNELVNGSGRAQEQLIRLQGERDEWRRERSKVETKTVNKEVVRREKDPVLEQEAQRLRQEVREATQKRRAAEDAVHQLQNKYLLLERRRPEERVVVQEVVVTQKDPKLHEEHSRLSQSLDEEAGRRRQLEREVQQLRAAVQEDEGRLSFREDRSKKLAVERELRQLTLKLQELEKRPPAVQEKIIMEEVVQLEKDPDLEKSTAALLQDLAQEKTQATEVHRECKNLQVQIDVLQKTKLQEKTIYKEVIRVEKDPMLEGERARVWEALNRERAARESREEEVRRLRERVERAEALGRTWAREEAELQKTRDRASQECRQLQQELRELERQKQQRVLRLQEESKLLSQKTESERQRAAQRGQELSQLESAILREKDRIYEKERTLRDLHTQVSREELNQETQTRETNISTKISILEPETGKDMSPYEAYKRGVIDRSQYLQLQDLECDWEEVTTSGPHGEESVLLDRKSGKQYSIEAALRSRRISKEEYHLYKDGQLPISEFALLVAGETKPCPSLSIGAIISKSPLASPASQSTSLFSPSFSLGLSEDSFPIAGVYDTTTDNKCTIKTAVAKNMLDPITGQKLLEAQAATGGIVDLLSRERYSVHKAVERGLIESGSTQRLLNAQKAFTGIEDPVTKKRLSVGEAVQKGWMPQESVLPHLRVQHLTGGLIDPKKTGRIPVAQAVLSGMISEELAQLLQDEASYEKDLTDPISKERLSYREAMGRCRKDPLSGLLLLPASLEGYRCYRSASPTVPRSLR, from the exons ATGTTCAAGGGGTTGAGCAAAAGCTCTCAGGGGAAGGGGTCCCCCAAGGGCTCCCCGGCCAAAGGCTCCCCCAAGGGGTCCCCCAACAAGCACAGCAG AGCTGCCACTCAGGAGCTGGCCCTGCTGATCTCCCGCATGCAGGCCAACGCCGACCAGGTGGAGAGGGACATTCTGGAGACCCAGAAGAAGCTGCAGCAG GACCGGCAGCACAGCGAGCAGCGCCAGGCCCTGCAGCACCGGCAGGAGGTGGGCCGCAGCCTGAAGGAGGCCGAGGTGCTGCTGAAAGACCTCTTCCTGGATGTGGACAAGGCCCAGCGGCTCAAGCACCCACAGGCCGAGGAGATCGAGAAGGA CATCAAGCAGCTGCACGAGCGGGTGACCCAGGAGTGCGCCGAGTACCGCGCCCTGTACGAGAAGATGGTGCTGCCGCCCGATGTGGGGCCCAGGGTCGACTGGGCGAGGGTGCTGGAGCAGAAGCAG AAGCAGGTCTGCGAGGGCCAGTACGGGCCGGGCATGGCGGAGCTGGAGCAGCAGGTCGCCGAACACAATATCCTGCAGAAGGAGATCGAGGCCTACGGGCAGCAGCTGCGGACCCTTGTAGGGCCG GACGCGGCCACCATCCGGAGCCAATACCGGGACCTCCTG AAGGCGGCCTCATGGCGAGGGCAGAGCCTGGGCAGCCTGTACACGCACCTGCAGGGCTGCACGCGCCAGCTGAACGCCctggcccagcagcagcagcgcatCCTCCAGCAAGACTGGAGCGACCACCTGGCCGACCCCGCGGGCGTGCGGAGGGAGTACGAG CACTTCAAGCAGCACGAGCTGCTGAGCCAGGAGCAGCGCGTGAACCAGCTGGAGGACGACGGGGAGCGCATGGTGGAGCTCGGGCATCCGGCCGTGGGGCCCATCCAG GCCCACCAGGAGGCCCTAAAGGTGGAGTGGCAGAACTTCCTGAACCTTTGCATCTGCCAGGAGAGCCAGCTGCAGCACATGGAGGACTACCGCAGG TTCCAGGAAGAGGCGGATTCTGTCAGCCAGACCCTGGCAAAGCTCAACTCCAGCCTGGACAGCCAGTACAGCCCTGCCCCGGAGGGCCCACCTGGTGCTCTAATGGAGATGCTGCGGCAGCTGGAG GCAGAGGAGAAGCAGCTGACCATGGCCGAAAAGACTCTCAAGGACCTGCAGCTGCAGAGCCAGGGGGTGGCCCCTCTGCCCCAGAGAAGGAACCTGCCCCTGCAGCCCCTGCGTGTGGACAGCATCTGTGACTGGGACTCAGGAGAA GTGCAGCTGCTGCGGGGTGAGCAGTATACACTGGTGGACAACACTGACCCACACACCTGGGTGGTCCAGGGCCAGGCAGGCGAGCCCAAGCGGGCCCCAGCCGCCTGCTTCTGCATCCCAGCTCCGGACCCTGAAGCCGTGGCCAGGGCCTCCGG GCTTGCCTCGGAGCTGCAGGCACTGAAGCAGAAACTGACCGCAGTCCAGAGCCGCCTGAAGGCCAGTGCCAAGGAGCCCTTACGGCCCAGCCAGCAGG CTCCAAGCAGCTCGGGCCCACCCGACCCACAGGCCCAGAAGCTCCTGACACAGATGACCCGGCTGGAGGAGGACCTGGGGCAGATAGAGAAGCAGCTGCTGGCTTGGGCACGGGCCCCGCTGAGCCGCACCACACCACTCGAGGACCTCGAGGGCCGCATCCAGAACCACCAG GGCACGGCCCAGCGGCTGCAGAGTCTGGGAGCCGAGAAGGAGGCAGCCCAGCAGAAGTGTGAGGCGTTTCTGTCGGGGCAGCCCTCAGGGCCCACTGCCCTGCATCTGCCCGTGGTCCTCAACAGCGTCAAGAACAAATACAGGGATGTGCAGGTTCTCTGCAGCCTCTACGGGGAGAA AGCCAAGGCCGCCCTGGGTCTGGAGCGGCAGATCCGGGATGCAGACAAGGTCATCCGAGGCTTCGAGTCTGCCCTGGCACAGGAGGCCCCCATCCCCGCAGGCCCGGGTGCACTGCAGGAGAGGGTCAGCGAGCTGAAG CGCCGGCGGAGGGAGCTTCTGGAGCAGCAGGCCTGTGTGCTCGGGCTACACCGCCAGCTGAAGGCTGTCGAGCATATGTGCAGCGCACTGCAGAACAATTTCTGCGAGTTCTGCAAAGACCTGCCTCACCAGCAGCGCCAGGTGCGGGCCCTCACCGACCGCTACCACGCCGTGGGGGACCAGTTGGACCTGCG GGAGAAGATGATGCAGGATGCTGGCCTCACCTACCAGCAGTTCAAGAACTGCACGGACAACCTGAACGCGTGGCTGGAGCGCCTGCCCCACAACAAGGTGCGGCCCAGCGACGGGCCCAGCCAGATCGCCTACAAGCTGCAGGCGCAGAAG AGACTGCTGCAGGAGATCCAGGGCCGCAAGCAGGACAGGGCCACGGCGTCCCGCCTCTCCCAGCACCTGCAGGTGGCCCTCCAG GACTATGAGCTGCAGGCAGACACCTACCGAGGTTCCCTGGAGCCCACCCAGGTGGGATCAGCCCCCAAGAGACCCCGAGTTGCGCCCCTGCAGAACAGCATCCAAGCCCAG GAGAAGAACCTGACGAAGGCCTACACTGAGGTGGCAGCTGCCCACCAGCAGCAACTGCACCAGCTGGAATTTGCCAGAAAGATTCTGGAGAAG AAAGAGCTCAATGAGGACATCCAGGTGACACCTAACGCCCAGCAGGGGTCTGAGAGCCCAGCCCGGGGGGGCAGGAAGTCAGAGGCCCTGAGGTCCCAGCTAGAGGAGGAGAGGAAGCGGGTGGCCCAGGTACAACGCGAGCTGGAGGAGCAGAGGAGCCAGTTGCTGCAGCTGAAGACCCAGCGGCCCGTGGAGAAActggaggagaaggaagtggtggAGTTCTACCGGGATCCCCAGCTGGAGAGCAACCTGTCCAGGGTGAAGTCCCAGGTGGAGGACGAGGGCAAGAAGCGGGCTGGCCTGCAGGCAGACCTGGAGGCAGTGGCCCAGAAGGTCATGCAGCTGGAGAGCCAGAGGAAGGCCACGGAACCTCACCTGCTGACCAAGGAGGTCACCCAGATCGAGAGGGACCCCGGCCTGGACAGCCAGGCAGCCCAGCTCAAGAGTGAGCTCCAGCTCCTGCAAGAGGAGAACACCGCCGTCTTGGCCCAGCTGGAGGCACTGAAGGCAGAGCTGCTGGCCCTTGAGCAGAAGGAGGTGAACGTGAAAGAGACAGTCGTGGTGAAAGAAGTGGTCAAGGTGGAGAAGGACCTGGAGATGCTCCAGGCAGCCCAGGCCCTGAGGCTGAAGATTCAGGAGGATGTGGCCCAGCGGAAAGGGGCGGAGGATGCCGTGGCCAAGCTGCAGGCTCGAGTCGTGGAGCTGGAGGCAGCAATCCGCACTGTGGAGCCCAAGGTGATTGTGAAGGAGGTGAAGAAGGTGGAAcaggaccccaggctcctccaggagGCATCCAGGCTGAGGAGCCTCCTGGAGGTGCAGAGGAGTGAAAACGAGGTGCTGGCCAGGGAGCTGAAGGAGCTGCACAGCAAGCACAGCGCGGCGGAGAAGCAGAAGCCCCGGGTGGATCTGCAGGAGCGCGTACAGGAGACCTTCCGGGTGGACCCGGAGACAGAGCGGGAGATCGCACAGCTCCGGGCTGAGCTGCAGGAGACTGGCCGCAAGAGGAATGGCACGGAGCAGGAGGTGGAGCGACTGCTCTCTGAGCTGGTGGTGCTGCGGGCCCAGAAGCCCACCGTGGAGTACAAGGAGGTGACGCAGGAGCTGGTGCGGCACGAGAAGAACCCCGAGCTGCTGCGGGAGATCGACCGCCTGAAGGCCCAGCTCAATGAGCTGGTCAACGGCAGTGGACGGGCCCAGGAGCAGCTCATCCGGCTGCAGGGGGAGCGCGACGAGTGGCGGCGCGAACGCTCCAAGGTGGAGACCAAGACGGTGAACAAGGAGGTGGTGCGCCGTGAGAAGGACCCCGTCCTGGAGCAGGAAGCCCAGCGGCTGCGCCAGGAGGTGCGGGAGGCCACTCAGAAGCGGCGGGCGGCCGAGGACGCGGTCCACCAGCTGCAGAACAAGTACCTGCTGCTGGAGAGGCGGCGGCCTGAGGAGAGGGTGGTGGTGCAGGAGGTGGTGGTCACCCAGAAGGACCCGAAGCTCCATGAGGAGCACAGCCGGCTGAGCCAGAGCTTGGATGAGGAGGCCGGCCGGCGGCGGCAGCTGGAACGGGAGGTGCAGCAGCTGCGGGCCGCCGTGCAGGAGGACGAGGGCCGACTCAGCTTCCGGGAGGACCGTAGTAAGAAGCTGGCTGTGGAGAGGGAGCTGCGGCAGCTGACCCTgaagctccaggagctggagaAGCGGcctccagcagtgcaggagaagaTCATCATGGAGGAGGTAGTCCAGCTGGAGAAGGACCCGGACCTGGAGAAGTCCACGGCGGCCCTCCTGCAAGACCTGGCCCAGGAGAAGACCCAGGCAACCGAGGTGCATCGGGAGTGCAAGAACCTTCAGGTGCAGATCGACGTGCTCCAGAAGACGAAGCTGCAGGAGAAGACCATCTACAAGGAAGTGATCAGGGTGGAGAAGGACCCCATGCTGGAGGGAGAGCGTGCCCGGGTGTGGGAGGCGCTCAACCGGGAGCGCGCGGCCCGGGAGAGCCgggaggaggaggtgaggcgCCTGCGGGAGCGGGTGGAGCGGGCCGAGGCGCTGGGGAGGACCTGGGCTCGGGAGGAGGCCGAGCTCCAGAAGACCCGGGACCGGGCAAGCCAGGAGTGCAGGCAGCTGCAGCAGGAGCTGCGGGAGCTGGAAAGGCAGAAGCAGCAGCGGGTGCTGCGCCTGCAGGAGGAGTCCAAGCTGCTCAGCCAGAAGACGGAGAGCGAGCGGCAGAGGGCAGCCCAGCGGGGCCAGGAACTCTCGCAGCTCGAGTCGGCCATCCTCCGCGAGAAGGACCGGATCTATGAGAAGGAGCGGACCCTGCGGGACCTCCACACCCAGGTGAGCCGGGAGGAGCTCAACCAGGAGACCCAGACACGAGAGACCAACATCTCCACCAAGATCTCCATCCTGGAGCCCGAGACGGGGAAGGACATGTCCCCGTACGAGGCCTACAAGAGGGGCGTCATTGACCGAAGCCAGTACCTCCAGCTGCAGGATCTCGAGTGTGACTGGGAGGAGGTCACCACCTCGGGCCCCCACGGGGAGGAGTCTGTGCTCCTGGACCGCAAGAGCGGGAAACAGTACTCCATCGAGGCCGCCCTGCGCAGCCGGCGCATCTCCAAAGAGGAGTACCATCTCTACAAGGATGGCCAGCTCCCCATCAGCGAATTCGCTCTGCTCGTGGCCGGGGAGACcaagccctgcccctccctctccatcGGCGCCATCATCTCCAAGTCCCCGCTCGCCTCCCCGGCCTCCCAGAGCACCAGTCTCTTCTCCCCCAGCTTCTCTCTCGGGCTTAGCGAGGACAGCTTCCCCATCGCTGGCGTCTATGACACGACCACAGACAACAAGTGCACCATCAAGACGGCCGTGGCCAAGAACATGCTGGACCCCATCACCGGGCAGAAGCTGCTGGAGGCTCAGGCGGCCACAGGGGGCATCGTGGACCTCCTGAGCCGGGAGCGCTACTCCGTGCACAAGGCGGTGGAGCGGGGGCTGATCGAGAGCGGCTCAACCCAGAGGCTGCTCAACGCACAGAAGGCCTTCACGGGCATTGAGGACCCCGTGACCAAGAAGAGGCTGTCGGTGGGCGAGGCCGTCCAGAAGGGCTGGATGCCCCAGGAAAGCGTGCTCCCACACCTGCGGGTGCAGCACCTGACCGGGGGGCTCATCGACCCCAAGAAGACCGGCCGCATCCCCGTGGCTCAGGCTGTGCTCTCTGGCATGATCAGCGAGGAGCTGGCCCAGCTCCTGCAAGACGAGGCCAGTTACGAGAAGGACTTGACAGATCCCATTTCCAAGGAGCGACTGAGCTACAGGGAGGCCATGGGGCGTTGCCGGAAGGACCCCCTGAGCGGCCTGCTGCTCCTCCCAGCCTCGCTAGAGGGGTACCGCTGCTACCGCTCGGCCTCCCCCACTGTCCCGCGCTCCCTGCGTTGA